CGGGAAAACTGTCTTAAATGCGGGAAACAAAACCATTTTAGGAGTGAATGTAGAAGCAGACCCAGTGAAAGGAAAAACGATGTCCACGACATATCTGTTCAAGAGTGTGACGGTCTCAGCGATCTTTTTATTGGAGTGTTACAGATCGGACAGATCGGACCTGATGATGCAGCTATATACAACAAAGGTTGGTTCACTAATCTTAAGATGAATGGACAGAATATTAAGTTCAAATTGGACACTGGAGCTGAAGCCAATGTGTTACCATTATCATGTTTTTGAAAAGCTGACCAGGAGACCCAAACTTCAAGACACTATGTCAATTCTCTCAGCCTATGGTGGACATAAAGTAACACCTGCTGGCAAGGCACATCTCAGATGCCAAAACAGAGACATTGAATTTTACATTGCTGATGTTAAATCACCTCCAATACTTGGTTTATCAACATGTCAAGATCTACAGTTGGTTGAAAGGACAGATAGAAAGTCAGACATACACTCAGTTGTAAGGGAGCAAAGTCATAACCAGGACTTGAGCAAGTCTAAGCTTACAGCTGACTATGAAGATGTGTTCAAGGGACTAGGCAAGTTTGAAGGTCAGTATCACATTGAACTTAACCCGGATGTAAAGCCAATAATACATCCTCCGCGGAAAATTCCCTTCAGTTTGCAGTCGCGTCTACAGGAGACTTTACGTAAACTCGAGGCAGAAGATATCATCGCTGCTGTCGACAAGCCGACAGAGTGGGTAAACAATATCGTGTtagtaaaaaagaaaaatggatCTTTGAGAATATGTCTGACCCCTAGAGATCTCAATAAGGCGATCAAACGCGAACACTACAGGATTCCTACTCCCGAAGACATCTCCGCTGAACTGCATGAAAAGAAAGTGTTCTCAATTCTTGATGAAAAGGACGGCTATTGGCAAGTCGAATTGGATGAACCATCCATACATACACGACAAATTCATATCTATGTACTTTCAAAAAAACACACCTTTTGGCAGATACAGGTTCAAACGTATGCCATTCACCTCCGTGTCATGATCATGTCAGTTATAGCctttttacagaaaaaagttcaaagaataaaatgtgtattcacaaatattaaaaaaacatagatGTATACTTCAGCTTCTTCTCACATTGATTCATACGCAGTCTGGatgatattgaattaaaataatctATAAATTTTTATCAATCACGTTTTTCTCATTTCTCGGCACGAGCGCATCGGAAGGACCACTTTTTGGGAATAGGATTACAGTTGTACTTTACTACACTGGATAAAATGAGCCATAGTAAAAGTTTGTTCTCTGATACGCTCTATGCAAAAGGTAGATTTTAAGACGGAAAAACCACCACTAAAAGTCGCAAATCGCACGACGAGGCAACTTTGTGGttatttaatgaattatctaCTGTATTTGGCACACTACTTTTCTCCCAAATaaggtcatttatatatcatatttgaaGTATATGTATTCAGAaacttcatattttgatatttatttttggattttgaaaaaggtcacatttacatattttattgtaggtCGAAATGGGCCGATATGCGCCGTACCCCTTTACCGAATGGAAGTTACACAAGTATATAATGCTtagatatatgtactgtataagGCTTTATCAAGTACACACACGTGATTTTATTCTACGCGTGTACACATGATTATTGTCATATCTGTTACGTCATTATTCAGTGTGTACTAatacaaaacgaaagtaaaacCGATATGCGCCGTACCCCTTTACCGAATGGAAGTTATCAAAGTATATAATGCTTAGATATATGTACTTTATAAGGCTTTATCAAGTACACACACGTGATTTTATTCTACGCGTGTACACATGATTATTGTCATATCTGTTACGTCATTATTCAGTGTGTACTAatacaaaacgaaagtaaaacCGATCTTGAATTTCTCTGAAATACACGACAACCTATGAACGCCCActaaaccatttatatatccTACACCACCAATGTCATGACGGGACTATCTAACGATTCACGCGCATCGGAAAATGCTCTGGAACATAATTGCCGGCCAGAGTGGCCTGTGTGGACCTGCGTTGCGGCTAATGTATGTGGACTGACCAGCACCACACTGTGGTTCCTGGTCTTACTGCCTCAGGTGTATAAGAACTTCCGTCGGAAGTCAGTTGTAGGACTAAGCATCCTTTGGGCAACTGCTAACTTCACAGCGTCTCTTGTTAACATTTTCTTCGTGTTTCTTTACGCCAGTCTGCCCGTGTATTCATCCATCAATGCTGTGTATATGCCAATTCTGGAGTTCACCATTCTTGTTCAGTTCTGGTTCTACAATTCGGAGTTTTCACAGAAAGCCAAATACTGTTACGCCTCTGGTTGTGTGGTCGTTTGGGGGACCATTATTACAGTACAGCTCACCGCAAGAAGGTTTGCGGAGATGCAATGGATAGCCATCGCTCTGTGGTGTGTGGAGACTTTACCGCAGGTATAGACCGCTTTTATGACATTACCAAACACACTCGATGTGACCCACGACTGCTAGCTTACCCTTGCTAATGTTTAATCTTTCCGATAAGTTTTTTTTTGATACAGATACCTGGGAGTTATAAATACatacagggtgtcccataaattatgttacactttcaaagtttaatgatttgtttaatataaaaCGTAAAGTATCAAGatttcatttgcaaaaaaacctgaaatcatacattttttctttgttgatatgttaaaaataaaggCGATTGAAATAAAACCACACACGAAAGATAATACGTCAATACACCATGCAATGTTGCGTTCAGCAATATTTAGGCATATTGTGGATAATTTTCAATATGACTGCTAcccttaaagttgtatttcttgtaattttcaccatcacaaactttcatacaacatacaatgtgtgaatatggatgcttaaATATGATGGTTCACATCCATGAAAGCatcaatatactattgacatagcggtaaatgtcgctaaatatttttatcacaccTTTTAAAAGAACCGTCACAGTCAACGCTATGTTAtaaactttcgggtaatatcggaaaaccgagttgcatcacgtgaccgacatcggcgatacccgtatagatcagaacctcccgagccgtatcacgtggtcaatatcggcaatacccgtacagatcggaatagatAGGAACACTTCGGATACTTCCGAGccattttaaacgtgtacacgttaaaaatcaatattttaattcaattgtttAATCACTTTGCGAAAACGAACTTTACAAAAGCCGGTAAATATCGAAGGTTTAAAACTTAGTgaggcggagaaaaatatgtataacacattaaatactttttctatgtcAAAAATGCAACAAGTCACAGACCTTACAACTTAAAGGATATTTATCATTTccatttaaagatgttccaccgctgacaaatgttttttttttctatcaaaaccaggagcagacgatttagtatttttcttcagttacaaaagttacttacttttacaccattaccgccattgaaaagttttagcttcaGGATAACTCAAgatacttcaagataaaaataataaaaataattaattgcattccgaaaaaaatgGCACTATGTCTTTGTCTTATATGGAACGAAGTACTGATTGTACATTCATCAAGaggaaaataaatcatttcatattcttttttgtgttaattacacacatatatttatacgagtaaacaccaattattgttaaaatgaagagtatcgtttatgctctgtcggcggtggagcaactttaaaCTTGTATCATGAAAGTCCTCTTTATTATATCGTTTACTTCTTTTCATTTTCCGGGTAATGTTTTTTCTCTGGTAGATTtatcaaatatgcaaaacaaaacaatggtTACTtctaatatgttttatatgcaACATAGATACACCAAAATATCCAACATGCGACATCGTATATATGCGAAATTGGGATTGTTTCCAAAGCCACTCCTGGTTGTAAGTCCTGTTTAGATATTGTGTTGTAGTTACGTGTATTATGGTGGATATTGATGATACAAGCATACTATCTTCCATTTTGAACTACTAGTATTTTCCACCATTTAAATTGCAACTAACATAATTTCCTCATAATAATCTTGGGCTATgaggatcagattttgcatagtCGATGACTGACCAATGACTGACCGCTCTGGGGTCGGATGGGGGCTCAATAGATGAAATTCAGGGAATGCTTTTTTAAAATGGATATTAGTCATAACGTAGTTGGTGGGTTTAAACCATATTTGGTCAGAAGCTACGATCCTTGGATAAGGATATCAGATTTTGCAAAGTGACGACTCTTGATCTCCTGTGGTTGGGACCACTAAATGAAATAGTGATATAATGCATTTAAAGAAGTCTACTACTATGACATAAAACAGTAGATGTATCATAGGGAGAAATAGATTAGGTTTTGCATAAATGATGAAATTAATGGTTTTTCTATTACATTGATGGATAATAATGAGAAATAATCaattaaaccattttttttttaaatttctttctaCTTTGAAAAGAAGTTTTGTGTCATATCGTTGCAATATCCAGGTGAGCTATTCAGGCCCTATTTGGTTTCGTCGTCCATGGTCACAATGTCGCCGTTTTCAGCTTCTAAATTATGGTATTCCTGATTTGAGTCAAGAGTCAAGAGTcaagaagttttatttagaGTCGCATACATGAGGAACATAATAACATTAGCACTGTAGTGCTATTCTTGCgacaaacatatgtaaaaatatcacagtacaaacaggtaaaatatatatagacaggcaaCAATTTAACTATAATAAGCATGCTATAGATACATGATATTTAGTTGAAAACAGCTATCACAGTTAAgcagaaataagaaaatttaatttaaaggtaATAACTTAATAATTACACTTGTATATCACACAAATGTTAAACAAAAAAGGTTAAGACACTGAAgtgtaatgtacataaatgCTAATATAGCAAAGTGTAAAAATTTACAGGATATACACTACCATAGTGTgaattaaaaatagatattgaaGTCATAGGTAGAAAacaaataagctaaaataagaTTTATAAAAGTAATGATCTTTGAAAAGGTTTGAAATATCACAGGTTGTATGGTATAATTACAAGCAGGTAGATTCCAAAGGGAAACAACTCATCCTATATGGTGTGTACAGATGGTACAGGAGCAAATCTGTGTATCCCAGGTGTGAAGCAGTCTGCGAAACGAATTGTAGTTTTCAGCTAGCCGACATTCATTTGGCAGACTGTTCCACACCTGAGAAGCAGCGGAACGAAAAGATCTCTTACCATAAGTGGAGGTGTTTATCCTTGGAATCTTTACCAGGTTGTCCTGTCtaagattataaaaaaaacttctttcTTCTCAAcaagattttgtaaaatatgaggagaaatatcatttaaaattttaaaaacctcAGAGGCCATATCTTTCATACGCTTAACATGTAAAAAATCAAGTTTGTGCCTACTTAAAATATCGATGACTGGGGAAACATAGTCATTGTCAATAAAACGAAGTGCTCTCTCCTGGACTTTTTCCATTTTCCTAGTATTAGTCAATGTACAAAAGTGCCAGGCAAGTGgacaatagttaaaatttgaaagtataaaagacttaaaaatggtaattttcccCTTCTTTGTAAGATTATTTCCCAGTCTTTTTAAAACAGCAAGTTGTTTGGCAGCATTTCTACAGAGTCGAGATATGTGTGCATCAAATTTAAGAACAAAGTCAATATCTACACCTAAAAGTTTTACAGTATCTTCACACATAATCTCAAGGCCATCAATGTTAAAAGATTTAATAGAATTTGTTGTCTTCTTTCCAATGTACGTATTATGAATAACTCTTACTAGGATTTTTTATGTGCAAGCccgtttttttatatatatacaagcaAGCTACGCCCCTGCTAGTTACACCTTCTATGGTCTCAGTTATATCATCATACTGATTGAAGTATACGATTATCATATTTGATCAATTTAGCCGACAATATTTACTAATCATACACTTCCAGGTAATAATCATTAGTTACCGATCTAACTAAATTTTTAACGTTCGAAATCATTTTTCAAATCTAAGTCTTTGCATAGTTTTTCAACTTATTCTGTTGAGAGCAATCCAAAAACttcaaatacatttgtaaacaggagacacataaacataaaaaaaccaTTCAGCTTTATTTCAATACTCGGAGGCAAATTATTTGAACGAAAGCTTATATCCTGTATCAGTATAACCTGTTAATAAATTATTCTTCTCTTCTTCTTTGACTTTTGTGAACTCCGTCAATAAGGACGATTTCGTATTGCTTCCTTTCATTGACAATCATAACTGCCCGAAATAAAGTGAACATGTGAGAGGGTCATATAACTCGCATATCAACGTGTTACTATCGCAATTCTAGCAATCAGGGGACGCAACTGCTGGTCTCGATCACCACGGAGAAATGTCCGACAATCTTCGAAAATAAAGTAATTTGCCTGGAATTTCTCCAAGATATTGCAATTGGAATGGTCTAAGTGTTTGGAACACATTGCCCGCTTCTGCGAACGTTTAATTTCGGAGAACATTACGAGGGGAACCGATTGATTGTTTTGGTCAGCGAAGTAATATTAACATAATCTTTAACACGGTGAAGGAGGTTGATAACCTGGTAGATGTAGATGTGGATAGAAAACACAGAACGATGCCGTACGATACGAACAGGAGAATACTAATTTACGGaacaaaatacagaaaacacGGTTGACGATACAAAGTTCTGATACGATACAGTACTGTGCCGCACTCAAAATGACATTTCCTAGGATATATCCTTTTAATACatgtagctcagtcggtagagcggcGGGGTCGCGGGTTCGAGTCCGGCTGGCAGCACACTGTAGTTCTCGCCCTGTTACACATGTAAATCGCACGTTTTTCGATTACCGTATGGTTACTAAGACGAATGAAGAAACCGAATAAAAAATTATGAAGAAAACTACAAAGCTACATATagcaacaaacaacaacaacaacaaaacaaatgttgCGTGTATACACACCTCTTTTTCCATTCATTCTCGCTGGGCTCTGCCGAGTCCATACTGGAAGTGATCTCGTCCACGATCTCAGTCCACTGCTCAACAGACTTTAACATGACCTGCTCCATCTGTCTTTCCTTTTCCAGAGCTACCAACAATTCGGACACGCTCTCCATACATTCCCGATGTGATGTTTTAAATCCGATGGACGTCTTCGCTCGCTCCACGGAGGATTTTCTGCTGTTCTGTGTACTCATTGTCCCAATGGTGTGTTTGCATCTCATCTTGTATTCGCTACCACGGAGTAAGTGATTGTTctctatgacgtcacaatgcctTGTtcagtatgacgtcacaatagaaggTTAACAGAACTGTCGTCTTTGACGAGATGCGATTTTGGTCTTCTTTGCCCCCGCTGACTTTTACCAcgaattaataaaaaaataggaTAAACATGTCACTTTATTGTCGTAACATGAGAGGGACAATGTAGTGGTCAGACCGGGGTTTGAACCAGGAACCTCCAAACACTAGTCAGATGTTCTTCAGAATGAGCTGCCTGGTCGCAGTGATCGATCTAGTTCAGTCACGATATGTACAGTCCTCCCCCATTTTTATTTGCCATAGCCTTCGCTCCGAAGACGCAAGAGACCCTTTCTACAACGTGAATCTGATTAATTTATAAGTTTCTAACGAGAGAGGGAAAGTCTAGCGACCGGGCAGGGGTTCGAACGTGGGACCTTCAAAACCTAACTTTGAGCTAACTGGTCGCCGATGATCGGCCCAAGTCCGTTTCCGCGCATAATTAAGATTAACTAGAGATATGTTAAAATGTCTTCACGAAATATTATCAAACTGATATTGtttcaggggcgtaggaagcacAGGGGGGAAACTGCCCCCCTGTTATGTCaaatgtctttttgcccccccattttcgccgactgaaattgttctaaaaatgcttatttgaaagaaaaaagggtcctcctgcacattttttcgtacttcattctagaaaattttccgctgcgcggcgcatttcctaaaacgttcaagcacataatgtcaattcaatacacacaaactagactaaaaaatgtccatcaagggattctatgttctatttaaaaaaatgtctcttaaaacatcaatttgtttatgtcttagcaagacaattaatttttttttttttatgttacataacaatgtgccgatgggtgtgaagccggtatattcagatcgagtagggttgcataatgttatgacgacacaattatcatttctaaatgcaggtagctttaaatcgaaaaattaccatgttaagaacgctttataatcattaaactttatcgtaaaactcatctcagccattctaaatcgtaatttttttttccgggggagacccccggacccccttAACACcgaattctcgcgcctttgggcgctcgcaaattcatcatatgcatcgtaaaactcatctaagccattctaaatcgtaattttttcccgggggaggacccccggaccccccaaacaccaaatctcgcgctttcgggcgattgcaaaatcatcaaaatacataaaactcatcccggggggCACCCTCAGACACcttataaaacaccaaaatctcgcgccttcgacgctcacacgctgaTTTgcccaatttgcgtattcgttaatttccttttaccgaccccactgtctataaatgtgtacaaggattaaatttagtgatatatgaaaaatgtacattaagcatgtatacattatatggttgggagttgaattaatctcctcctgtaggtgtggcgggggggggggggttgggtttacaaaatattgaagacctttgccccccatgacgtttcatcttcctacgccactgtgtTCTTATATTATACCAGTCAACTTGTACCGGTTTGGTGCTGAGTTTGTGTAATGAAAATTTAAGATCTATGTCAATTGTTACACCTAGATCATTCTCTTCCTAGATGTTGATAATTGGAATCAGCATATTGTTAgaatttattatgtatatttgcTGGTCTATTTCCAAGGTGTAGGTATTTGCACTTAGTAGGgtggcaatctgattaaaatacagatccttattatcactacgttttgataagaggatctgagaaaatcccattaggggtcatgtccaggtgacctttggaaatgaccaatcaaattgctacttgcaaaattttgacagtgaatttctggggacgaaatagtttgaaaaagctgtcagacttattttggtttacgtagtcatctcgcacAAAGAGCACTACAAAgttaattgtatatgtatactgggacaggggcgtaggaagcgggggggcagggggggcaattgcccccccccccccattccccaggacggggggggcaaacatgtctttttgcccccccattttcgccgactgaaattttctaaaaatgcttatttgaaagaaaaaagggtcctcctgcatatttttcatacttcattctagaaaattttccgctgcgcggcgcatttcctaaaacgttcaagcacattaTGTCAAACCTCAAATAGTAAAaatcaatacacacgaactagactaaaaatgtccatcaagggattctatgtactatttaaaaaatgtctcttaaaagatcaattgtttatatgtcttagcgagacaattaattcatttttttatgttacacaaaattgtgccgatggtgtgaagccgataattttatgacgacacaattatcattttctaaatgcaggtagctttaaatcgaaatattaccatgttaagaacgctaaaattataatcattaaaatacatcataaaactcatctcagccagtctaaattgtgatttttttcccCATGGGGGAGACCCCCgcacccccctaacaccaaattacTCGCGCCCTTGGGCGCTCGCAatacatcaaaatgcatcgtaaaactcatctaagccgtCCTAAaacgtaatttttttttccgggggagacccccggagccccccaaacaccaaaatctcgcgctatcgggcgctcgcaaattcatcaaatctCATTAAGCTATTCTTAATCTTAATCGTaaaattttttcccgggggtggcccggaccccccaaacactaaaaatctcgcgctttcagGCGCTCGcaaatcatcaaaatacttgttaaaactcatctcagccattctaaattacaatatttttttccctaggggtcaccctcagaaccctaaaataccaaaatatcgcgccttcgacgctcacacggctaatttggccaatttgcttTTTCGGAATTGAAGTTGCAAATCCTCAGACCATTGTACCAGTTTGTCTATGTCTTGTTGGAATTGGACTATGTTTTGTTGGAATTGGAGTTCTCTGTCTTGCATTTTTCACACAGCCATACATTTTTGTATCATCAGCAAACACAGTTTAACAACATTTTCTACTACTTCGGGGAGATCATTGATATAGTTAAGGAAAAGTGTTGGCCCAATTGCGCTTCCTTGTGGGATACCACGGATAACCTCTGACTAATTTGAGTGGTCACCATTTAGTACCACTCGGTGTTTCCTTTTTGATAAGAACTCTATCATCCAAAGTTTAACATCTCCATTTATATCGTATCCCTATAACCTGACGTAGTCTTTGATGGTGCACAATGTCAAAAAgaatagaaatattgtacaGAGTGTCTATGTTGTTTCCCTTGTCCTAATCCATTGcccattgttttattacatcGATCAATTGTGTCACACAAGAACGGCCTTTCCTAAAACaatgttgatgttgatgttgttgGATTCCATATGTTTCATTAAATGGTCTCTAAACGTTTTCTCGAATACTTAGCATTTTATTGATGTTGAGAGATAGTTGAAATATTTGAGTTAGGGGCCTGGTAATTATTTCTGCTAGCTCTTGCAACATTTTAGGTGTATATTGTCTGGTCCTTGAGATTTCGTGGTTAAGAATTAATGAGGTTCTTATGTGTCTTCCCTTTGGGTGTTTTGAAGAATAGACCgcatcacaaataaaaaaaacaaacaatgtttAAACTGTCGAAGATGTAACTGTATAAAGCTGTTGTGTCACCTTTTCCAGTATTATGATAACGCTTAAATCGTGTTGAATATGCCAAAGAGACCCCTAGAATCCATAGAAATAGAAATATTCTTTGTAACATGAAATAGTCATTTTTGCTTCCATCCaatagtcaaatatgattttttttttcttttcgaaCATTAAAAGGTGTGCGACAAGGTGATGTCATTGCCCTCTCACcttaaaatgtattacatgtgatttttttacTATTTAGTTTACAAGAGTTACTATACCCACTTTTATCAGATGATTAAGTACCGTTATGTGTGCTTCACAAAGTTCGTCTGTACATGACCCCGGCTGTTAAATGGTAACAAAACAAACAGCCAGACATTTTAAGTCAAGCAAGTTAAGACCGGAATTATTTTTATAGGATGTTTTATGGTGGAAATGGTTTCTGTCGGAAGCTGTACAAATGTTAGAAAAAAACCAAAAGAAAAactacaaaaatatcaaaaataattccGGTCTGAACTTGAAAATAAAACGTTATGCGGGTCTACATTTATgtaaactaaaatttcacaaGGACCTAGGTGTTGTTTTCTGTCTGAAAATcacatattttttcttcaatatatatattttttttatgtaaatgggGACAATAAACATCTCCCGCATTTTTTTGAAACTGCAATCATTCTGTCATCGAAATTTCGCCATATGTTTGACCAATGCACCCTTATTACAATATCTGTTGATCTCATGTAATCTGGGCAGATTTTCATCAACATTCCCTAATCTTAAagaattca
This portion of the Argopecten irradians isolate NY chromosome 6, Ai_NY, whole genome shotgun sequence genome encodes:
- the LOC138326483 gene encoding uncharacterized protein; this translates as MTGLSNDSRASENALEHNCRPEWPVWTCVAANVCGLTSTTLWFLVLLPQVYKNFRRKSVVGLSILWATANFTASLVNIFFVFLYASLPVYSSINAVYMPILEFTILVQFWFYNSEFSQKAKYCYASGCVVVWGTIITVQLTARRFAEMQWIAIALWCVETLPQV